ATAATCGAATAATTTGGCATAATAAAGTAAAAATCCAAGCCACAATGTTGAGGGTGGTTCGCGGTTGGTACCATGATGCGGCCACACTCTTCCCTATGGGGTTTGAATAATGAATCACAAAAACATTTACCCACTCTACTCAACCGACATACCAAATCTTCAGCATTTTCAAAAAACCACGTATCCCATCCTTCGACAATGTACTTTTCCCTGTCGGGGCCCTCAAACTTGATCTACAACAAGATTGGTACTTTAGTTTCACCGATCATTTTTACAATCAAAACATGTAGTTACCTCTTGGAGAACGGGGATAACAGGCGGTGTGACTTGTTGCAAGTAATGAATGACCATTAAAGTGTATGCATAAGAAGAGAGCGAGCCGCGGGAAGCATCACCAATTTCGCATTGTTTGGCTAATAATTTTGTCATGTAACCCAGGATCTAAAGTAATGGTTTTTAAACGTTACTGTTAATCTGATGCAACTGAATCGTCTAACTTGGCATCGTACCCGAACGCGCGAGTCAATCGCGCAATAGGTTGCGAGAAGTTGTGAATTCCGCCGACCAAGTTGATTATACAACGAAATGTCCGACTCCAAACCTGTTGGTCTGTGACGCAATTTAACGATGGGAACCTTCGCTGATGATATGGGAATAATGTCGCAAAAGAAACGATTACGTCTTAAACTGTTGGCCAACTTTTTGACGACCGCCACGAAATCTATGCCCTGCAAGAAAGTGAGGTGACCCCGTTCGTTGAAATATTGAACAAATGATTTCGTTTAGTTGAATACTTTGCCGTCTTCGTTGGAATCGAATGTCAAACAAAGGTCCACGTCACTATCAGCGAATCCAAAACCATTGCACGATGATCCAAACATGGACAGGACAGCATCCGGATAGTCACCGCGAATATGCGTTTCAAGCTCTTTTTGGATAGTTTTCctgtaaaaacaaatatatatGCTCAAGTTATTAACTGCTTTaggaaatttgtttttcgaaaGCTGAACGTACCTATTGGCGGTATCCACCTCCCTTTGAGCAAAGTTGCGAAAGATATTCCAGCAGACGTTGTCTAAGAGAGCAAAATAACTGAAATCCGGTGGCGGTATGAAGCCAACGTCCGGCACTTCCAGCTCGGTGCACTTTTGTTTCGTGTGTCCATCAGCACCGCAAACAGTGCAAATAACTGGCAGACGTTTCGAAAGTAAGATTTTTTCTGGTTGAAAATCCCATTTgacatcttcttttttcaacgCTGTCATTCTTCTTACAGCTTCCGCCGGAGTACACTGTAGGGGATCATCGATGTTGATTTCACCAGGCAACAGTAAATGGACAAACAGCGGTCCATTGGCAGTTTGTGGGACCCAAAAGTAATGAAATATGTTGCGTATACAATCaatgaaaaattcaaatgcTTGAGCGGTCGACATAAATGCGCCCATATTGACATTGCAATGAAATGGATCTTCAATAGCGATACGACGATtgccccaattttttgttgaacGCAACAATGGCTCAATAGAGCGGACACAGACGGCATGCTCGTTGTTCGTGAAAGTGTAGGCataaaatttcaaaaggcCCAACCAGAGATGGGCTAGAGTCAAATCCTTGGGTACCCATTCGCCtcttttcttcatttgaaGAAACTCGGCAGCAgctaagaaagaaaaatagttaaGTCTGCTGATTTTCTATCagttaaattaagaaaaaaaaaatcgacttACTCATATAGTCGTCTTCCCTGTCACTTTTTTTCAGTTGGTGTAAAACGGGTAAAACACGGTCTTGTTGCAAATAGTACAGGACCATGAGGGTAAAAGCATGCGAAGGCAAAGAGCCCAATTCCGGTTGGTCGAGAGAGCAAATACGAGCGAAGGTGCGAAACGCTACGGTTAGCACCGCAAAACGTGGATCTATGTCCCGATATTGTTGCAAAAGAAGAGTTGTTTTATAGGCATTTTCGCTTTCAACAACCATAGCGAACGTGATGCCCATTTGCTCGTATCGAAAGTGGATGACGGGCGTTCGACAATTCAAATCGTCGCTGATGTGTCGGAACGTGTTAGATGCGGGACCTCGCAGCCAGGACAGAACTTGAATGATAATTAATCCGTCCTTCTTCGTATCAGGAGAGATTTCTAACAAACCAACATTGACGTCTGAAGCTCGAAGTCCAAGCTCTAAAAAATGAATCGTACATTAGTATGTTCGCGATTCGTTTGTGTAGGCGGAATTTACAAACCTGTGATGATAGAACCATAGGGCCTTATAGTAAATCCTGGAAAAGCCATTTCTATCATGTTTTTTAGGAACTCTGTAGCAGATTTACGGATTTTCAGATCCCCTTTGGTTAGACCAGAACAGTGGTATATATTTTCGACGAACTGCTCAATGACatcggcgatttcaggggttgGTAAAGGCATCAACGACGCTGTTTGGCGGTTCATTTCTTGCTTCTGAAGTCGAACGTGTCGGTCGTCTTTGGTGTGACGGTACACTTCTGGTATGGCTGCTGATGTGAAAACTGCATAACCGACAGTGAAAAATGGCCCTGGGAAATTTCGGGCTAATGTGCTTCAGTGGGAGAACACCCCTTCTGCGGAATATCTCCAATTCAGGTCTGTGTATATTGAATATCAGAGGCTGCTGGACTGTGTTAGGCCTTGgtcttttttcctcttcacTTGAAGACGAAGAACTACTGCTGGACCTATCCTTTTCCGCCTTTCCTGGAGCTTCCTGTTTCTCACGCTTGACTCCTTTCTTTCGTTGTTGTTGAGGTGGCGTCGGCAAGACCACTATTCGGACCACCTCTTCTCCATCTTGATTAGTCATTTGCGGAAGTTCATCACGATGGGTTTTTTCAGCATCTTTTGAGACAGGTCCCGCGCCATTTTTTTCACCATTGGATAGAGCAGCCGAGTCAATAGGTGGACAAGATGGAACTATTCCTACGGGGTAGTTGGATTCCAAAAGATGTTTGGGAACTTCTTTATATTCTAAGATCAAACGAGAAGTTAATTCATtacgttctttttttaaagcatcCTTCTTAACACGAAATTTTTCAGTGGTCCTGGCCTTGGCCCCCGCTCCTTTTTGTCGTCTATCATCTTTCATACCGCTTTTTGTTGTTCCTTCCGACACATCGTTCACGTTGTCGGCCACAGTAGCTTCTGACAGGTTTGCACGTTTGCTGCTATTCTGCTCACCTGCAGATGAGTTACTCTCCTTAGGCGTCACCTTGCGAGATACTTGGCTAATTTTTTTAGGTGGTTGGCGCCAATTCTGTGGAATTTCTTCTCCATTACTGCTTAAGACTCTCTCGTCTTTCTTCGTAGTTTGGTCATCTTGATGCCAACGACGGTCACGCATGAAACCTGAAATGGAGGTTGACTCATTTGGAATTTGTTGTCTTGATGGATGTTTTTGTGCAacattgttctttttttcttgtgcaCTATCATCCTTTAGATTTGCTGATGCATTTTCTCCTTTTACAGACTTTTCAATAGGTTTGGTGCTAGAAGAAGTTTCGCTGTGAGaaacttcttttctttggttaGCCAGAGGCTTTTGGGGTCCTTTGTCTGGAGTTGACTCACTATTTTTTCCTCTAGAAACCTTAGTTATAATTTTGGTTGCTGAAGTATCTGATTTTTCAGGCTGAGAAACAACCTTCCGGTTTCTTCGACAAGCCGAATTTTGTGCTGACTGTGATGGTGTTGGGACATTGGCACTTGAAGTAATACCCAGTAATTTTTTGAGATCTTGCTCTAAATGAGCTACACTAGTACTTTCTGCCATTTAGATTATACTTTTAATAAGTGAAATATCCACAAGGATCACACACTTGTTGGCAGCTAAGTTTCAGAAACTTGAGTCAGTTCCAAGCTATCAAGCTATCAGGTGATGAAATTACCTAGAAACAAAATTAGTCACATTTCTGATTAGATAAAGATTATGATGAATCAGCAATGGCTCTGACAACAACAGTACCATATGAATTCAATGCAGTCTgataagaaaaacattttggtCGGTGTTCCTAAGACTCGGATAGGGTTAACATGGCGAAGTTCCAAATATTGTTAACAACAGTTACAGaacctatttttttaaaatgtggtaATACAAAAAGTGCTTCA
This sequence is a window from Daphnia magna isolate NIES linkage group LG7, ASM2063170v1.1, whole genome shotgun sequence. Protein-coding genes within it:
- the LOC116926235 gene encoding LOW QUALITY PROTEIN: terminal uridylyltransferase 4 (The sequence of the model RefSeq protein was modified relative to this genomic sequence to represent the inferred CDS: deleted 1 base in 1 codon), yielding MAESTSVAHLEQDLKKLLGITSSANVPTPSQSAQNSACRRNRKVVSQPEKSDTSATKIITKVSRGKNSESTPDKGPQKPLANQRKEVSHSETSSSTKPIEKSVKGENASANLKDDSAQEKKNNVAQKHPSRQQIPNESTSISGFMRDRRWHQDDQTTKKDERVLSSNGEEIPQNWRQPPKKISQVSRKVTPKESNSSAGEQNSSKRANLSEATVADNVNDVSEGTTKSGMKDDRRQKGAGAKARTTEKFRVKKDALKKERNELTSRLILEYKEVPKHLLESNYPVGIVPSCPPIDSAALSNGEKNGAGPVSKDAEKTHRDELPQMTNQDGEEVVRIVVLPTPPQQQRKKGVKREKQEAPGKAEKDRSSSSSSSSSEEEKRPRPNTVQQPLIFNIHRPELEIFRRRGVLPLKHISPKFPRAIFHCRLCSFHISSIPEVYRHTKDDRHVRLQKQEMNRQTASLMPLPTPEIADVIEQFVENIYHCSGLTKGDLKIRKSATEFLKNMIEMAFPGFTIRPYGSIITELGLRASDVNVGLLEISPDTKKDGLIIIQVLSWLRGPASNTFRHISDDLNCRTPVIHFRYEQMGITFAMVVESENAYKTTLLLQQYRDIDPRFAVLTVAFRTFARICSLDQPELGSLPSHAFTLMVLYYLQQDRVLPVLHQLKKSDREDDYMTAAEFLQMKKRGEWVPKDLTLAHLWLGLLKFYAYTFTNNEHAVCVRSIEPLLRSTKNWGNRRIAIEDPFHCNVNMGAFMSTAQAFEFFIDCIRNIFHYFWVPQTANGPLFVHLLLPGEINIDDPLQCTPAEAVRRMTALKKEDVKWDFQPEKILLSKRLPVICTVCGADGHTKQKCTELEVPDVGFIPPPDFSYFALLDNVCWNIFRNFAQREVDTANRKTIQKELETHIRGDYPDAVLSMFGSSCNGFGFADSDVDLCLTFDSNEDGKGIDFVAVVKKLANSLRRNRFFCDIIPISSAKVPIVKLRHRPTGLESDISLYNQLGRRNSQLLATYCAIDSRVRILGYMTKLLAKQCEIGDASRGSLSSYAYTLMVIHYLQQVTPPVIPVLQEIKFEGPDREKYIVEGWDTWFFENAEDLGRVWPHHGTNREPPSTLWLGFLLYYAKLFDYRLQVVSIRQLKPLFRLEKMWTDRPIAIEDPFDLSHNLGSGVSLRMGAYIRRVFVTARRFFQTPVRALPPHFSSLEEYLFNPKVLIATGPPPNDRGCLICGKVGHKAKECDNRGKRNRGQDQNPPLPRDNPQNAAQEVHNRNVPQQTMNRDRGPHQMNRYRPQGFHQMNRDRGGPVQQHQQANRHRPVRPNHRPGMPQNSGERIFTARRPTADPNQP